The nucleotide sequence CCCTTGCCGTCAACCGTTTCCGGTTGCACTAATTTATCGTCGCTTAACAGGTCGGCGGTCGCAATCAATTCATCCGTCTCCAGACTGTCGATCAACTTTTGAACGCTGGCGAAGTCAAGATTCGGGGTGAACCCCTCGATAATGACATGTTCCAGGCTGGAAGGCTTGTTTGTAACGGATTCTGATACGGCCGCCGTCAGGCGGTGGGGGCGATTAAGGCCGTTAAGTTCAGGGGGGGTGAACAATGCGGATGAAGGACTCTTCGATTGATAAGACTCCCCGTCGCAGACCAGGGTAATCCAATCGTTTGGATGTTTGGCGGCCGCCACGAGGGATAAGACCTTGCGGACGGTGGGTCCGACGTGGAGCAGATTGTCCACAGGGGCGGCCATTTCCCTGATCAAGTTGCCATGGGTTTGGGTCGATTCGATCTGTGCGACCAATTCCCGCCTGCGTTCCAGACTGGCGCGTTGGGTGTTCAAGTGCTTTTCCATGCGTTTAAAGTCGTAATATCCGCCGATAAGGCTTGTGATGAGGATAAGGGAGGCGGCTACACCAGCGGCGATCCAGAAGGGTTTCTCCCGGCGGAACATCTGTTCGTCACGGATGGCTTTCGGCAGAAAACTAATCTCGCATTTTCGCGGTTGCGCGCCCGCACAGGCCAGGCCGATAGCGATTGCCCAGACGGCGGCGGGTTCACATTTACCCTCCGCCGGAAGACGGATGTCCGTGGTGACTTCCAGTCCCGTTTTCAAGGCCACATAACGGGAGAAACCGGCCAACAAGGCGCCGCCGCCGGACAGCACCACGCGCTTGGGGCGGTCTGCGGGTTTGGCGAACAGGCTGTTGAAAATCGTCAGGCAGGACTGGAATTCCGAGAGCCATAAATCAGCCACGCGCTTTATGGCAGTGTTGACCGCAGGATCGGAATCGTCAAATAGGCACGCCCCGGTGGCCTTCAGGTTTTCGGCCTGAGGGATCTGCAACTGCTTGACCTTGGCCAGGGCTTCGGTAAAGGGGGTCCCCCCGACGGCGAAAGCCCGTGCGAACATTAATCCCTCCGGACCGCCGATGGCGATTTCCGTGGTGGAACTGCCGATGTGTGCGAAAAGAGTGGGTTCCGTGCTATGGGTATGGGCGGGGGCAAGCGCATTGAACAGGGCGACGGGCGCGGGAAGAATGTCCAGAATTTCCAATCCGAGATCCCGGATCCATGACATGGATTCTTCGATCAGGATCGGGCGGGCCATAGCCATGAGCACCCGTCTTTCGCCCTGGCTCCCACCGAAAGAGTCCACACTGTAAGACATGGTTTCGGAAGCGATATCGCGCAATTTCAGGATTTCCATGGCGGCCACCTGCTCGATGGTGCGTGGATCGCCGGGGACCAGGAACAAGGGTTGGAACATCGCCTGCTGGCCGGGAAGACTGATCACGCATCGGGTGCCGGTGAGATCATGTTCCTTGATCCAACGGGCAAGGATGGCTTTGCGGTCGAGACCGCCGGGGGGCAGTCGCAGCGTTTCCACGCGTAAAACCTCCACACTACTACCCTTGGCGGCAACCGACACCGCCTTGGCGGTATGGCGTCCGATATCAAGTCCGAGTATCTGATTTTTCCTGGCCACAAGCGTTTCCTTTAGTTGACGCCGTTCGCCTTAGCGGTCAGAGGGGCTCCCGCCGGGGAGGGTGTCAGAGGGACCAGATTCTCACCGCGTTCCGAGATGATCGTGGCCGTCACGAAGATCAGCAGATTCTTCTGATCATTGTCGGTGAGGTCATTTTGGAAGAGCAGACCAATCAAGGGGATGGATGAGAGGAAGGGAATCTTGTCTTTATGCTTGCTCTCGGTGGAGGTGATGAGTCCGCCCATGACCACGGTTTCACCACTCTGCACGA is from bacterium and encodes:
- the pilM gene encoding pilus assembly protein PilM; protein product: MARKNQILGLDIGRHTAKAVSVAAKGSSVEVLRVETLRLPPGGLDRKAILARWIKEHDLTGTRCVISLPGQQAMFQPLFLVPGDPRTIEQVAAMEILKLRDIASETMSYSVDSFGGSQGERRVLMAMARPILIEESMSWIRDLGLEILDILPAPVALFNALAPAHTHSTEPTLFAHIGSSTTEIAIGGPEGLMFARAFAVGGTPFTEALAKVKQLQIPQAENLKATGACLFDDSDPAVNTAIKRVADLWLSEFQSCLTIFNSLFAKPADRPKRVVLSGGGALLAGFSRYVALKTGLEVTTDIRLPAEGKCEPAAVWAIAIGLACAGAQPRKCEISFLPKAIRDEQMFRREKPFWIAAGVAASLILITSLIGGYYDFKRMEKHLNTQRASLERRRELVAQIESTQTHGNLIREMAAPVDNLLHVGPTVRKVLSLVAAAKHPNDWITLVCDGESYQSKSPSSALFTPPELNGLNRPHRLTAAVSESVTNKPSSLEHVIIEGFTPNLDFASVQKLIDSLETDELIATADLLSDDKLVQPETVDGKGSDRRIKRFVIDLKVRTP